A window of the Limanda limanda chromosome 8, fLimLim1.1, whole genome shotgun sequence genome harbors these coding sequences:
- the wee1 gene encoding wee1-like protein kinase, whose product MSSYGRHRHGSPAPKTGPIRQKLQFTSSDGEDEPIEDANNSTGGESGFTEMDSPMPVRRDTVDKRLDCGSSPLNQSGGDDDVELWDEESFGSPSHLRSPTSVLFANCSPSPRKGSRLYGGSPERSYVQDDGEGSSSPIPDCPDTPPHKTFRKLRLFDTPHTPKSLLSRARGSGPGSSSRRVALFKNVEPSAKSTTDGSRRQQTPLVNFNPFTPDSLLIQSATQQRNNRKRAHWNDSCGEDMEASDGEGEEEALPPSKRITMMESNMMSRYASEFLELEKIGCGEFGAVFKCVKRIDGCVYAIKRSKKPLAGSIDEQNALREVYAHAVLGQHPHVVRYYSAWAEDDHMLIQNEYCNGGTLSDVIAENYRRLSYLSELELKDLLLQVTRGLKYIHSTSLVHMDIKPSNIFISRKAVASCDDCDDEDGLVTTAVYKIGDLGHVTRVNNPQVEEGDSRYLANEVLQEDYTNLMKADIFALALTVVSASGAEPLPTNGDKWHEIRQGKLPAFPQVLSSEFLSLLKLMIHPDPTRRPSTSELIKHPVLLTAARMSADQLRVELNAEKFKNALLQKELKKAQVARAAAEEKVLSTDRVLTRSTVQSNPRTSRLIGKKMNRSVSLTIY is encoded by the exons ATGTCGAGCTACGGTCGCCATCGACACGGATCCCCCGCTCCGAAGACTGGGCCGATTCGGCAAAAACTACAGTTTACTTCCAGCGACGGAGAGGACGAGCCCATTGAGGATGCTAACAACAGTACAGGAGGAGAGTCCGGCTTCACGGAGATGGATTCCCCGATGCCTGTGCGACGAGACACCGTCGATAAGCGGCTGGACTGCGGCAGCAGCCCCTTGAACCAGTCCGGCGGGGACGACGACGTGGAGCTGTGGGACGAGGAGAGCTTCGGGTCCCCATCTCACCTGCGGTCCCCGACCAGCGTCCTCTTCGCCAACTGTTCCCCGTCACCGAGGAAAGGCTCGCGGCTGTACGGAGGCTCACCGGAGCGGTCCTACGTGCAGGACGACGGGGAAGGATCCAGCTCCCCGATCCCAGATTGTCCTGACACACCTCCACACAAAACCTTCAGAAAACTCCGGCTTTTTGACACACCGCACACACCAAAG AGTTTGCTGTCCAGAGCCAGGGGCTCCGGCCCAGGATCCTCCAGCAGGAGAGTTGCCCTGTTCAAGAATGTGGAGCCTTCAGCAAAGTCAACCACAGACggcagcaggagacagcagacCCCTCTGGTCAATTTTAACCCATTCACCCCGGACTCCCTCCTCATCCAGTCCGCCACTCAACAGAGGAACAACAGGAAGCGGGCACACTGGAATGA CTCATGTGGTGAAGACATGGAGGCAAGTGatggtgaaggagaggaggaagcccTCCCACCTTCCAAg AGAATCACCATGATGGAAAGCAACATGATGTCCCGGTACGCCTCCGAGTTCCTCGAGCTGGAGAAGATTGGCTGCGGGGAATTTGGTGCTGTGTTCAAGTGTGTGAAAAGAATCGACGGCTGCGTCTATGCCATCAAGCGATCGAAGAAACCCTTGGCAGGATCAATAGATGA ACAGAACGCCTTACGGGAGGTGTATGCCCACGCTGTGCTGGGTCAGCATCCCCACGTGGTGCGGTACTACTCGGCCTGGGCCGAGGACGACCACATGCTCATTCAGAACGAGTACTGCAATGGAGGTACGCTGTCAGACGTCATTGCAGAGAACTACAGGCGGCTCAGCTACCTgtcggagctggagctgaaagaTCTGCTTCTACAAGTCACACGAGGACTCAAGTACATCCACTCTACATCTCTGGTGCACATGGACATCAAGCCCA GCAACATCTTTATTTCTCGGAAAGCTGTAGCGAGCTGCGATgactgtgatgatgaagatggtctGGTCACCACTGCTGTCTACAAAATTG GTGATCTTGGTCATGTGACTAGAGTAAACAATCCCCAAGTGGAGGAGGGTGACAGCAGATACCTGGCCAATGAAGTTTTACAAGAG GACTACACTAACTTGATGAAGGCGGACATCTTTGCGCTTGCTCTGACTGTTGTCAGTGCCTCAGGGGCCGAGCCTCTTCCCACCAATGGAGACAAATGGCACGAGATCCGACAAGGAAAACTTCCAGCCTTCCCTCAAGTGCTTTCTTCCGAGTTTCTCAGCCTCCTCAAG CTGATGATCCACCCTGATCCAACAAGGAGACCATCTACTTCTGAACTCATCAAACACCCAGTGCTTCTCACCGCTGCAAGAATGAGTGCTGATCAGCTCCGAGTCGAACTCAACGCTGAAAAGTTCAAAAACGCACTGCTACAAAA GGAGCTGAAGAAGGCCCAGGTTGCCagggctgcagcagaggagaaggtTCTGTCCACCGACAGGGTCCTGACCCGCTCCACGGTCCAGTCCAACCCCAGAACCTCCAGACTTATCGGAAAGAAGATGAATCGGTCGGTCAGCCTCACCATCTACTGA
- the znf143b gene encoding zinc finger protein 143: MLLAQINRDSQGMAEFHDADGQPVTLCLTEAVTVGDGDQMEGMDTVSLQAVTLADGSTAYIQHDSKGSFSDGQIMDGQVIQLEDGSAAYVQHVSMPKSGGDSLQLEDGQAVQLEDGTTAYIHTPKDTYDQTGLQEVQLEDGSTAYIQHTVHMPQSNTILAIQADGTIADLQTEGTAIDPETISVLEQYTTKVENIENPLGPFSRVEGDNGVHMRIVLQGQDNRQARVTNVGEKSFRCEYEGCGKLYTTAHHLKVHERSHTGDKPYVCDYPGCGKKFATGYGLKSHSRTHTGEKPYRCQEMNCCKSFKTSGDLQKHTRTHTGEKPFKCPVEGCGRSFTTSNIRKVHIRTHTGERPYYCSEPTCGRSFASATNYKNHMRIHTGEKPYVCTVPGCEKRFTEYSSLYKHHVVHTPCKPYNCNHCGKTYKQISTLAMHKRTAHNDTEPIEEEQETYFEPPTDAIDDPNVSYSATVVEADDSGSEQLTVENSDMVCQQHIALVTQEDGTQQQVSISEADLQAMGGTITMVTQEGTTITIPAHELATQGSHSVTMVTTDGSDEQVTIMTPDMSSFQTVEEAGYSQEHDGMHPVTLLATSNGTHIAVQLSDQPSLEEAIRIASRIQQGESPGLDD, translated from the exons ATGCTCTTGGCCCAGATAAATCGGGACTCGCAGGGAATGGCAGAGTTTCACGATGCAGACGGGCAGCCGGTCACTCTCTGTCTGACGGAGGCTGTGACGGTGGGAG ATGGAGATCAGATGGAGGGCATGGACACAGTGAGCCTGCAGGCTGTCACTCTAGCAGATGGATCCACTGCATACATCCAACATGACTCCAAAGGTTCCTTTTCGGACGGACAGATCATGGACGGCCAGGTGATCCAGCTGGAGGACGGATCTGCTGCCTACGTTCAGCATGTGTCGATGCCTAAATCCG gAGGGGACAGTTTACAGCTTGAAGATGGACAGGCAGTTCAGCTTGAAGATGGAACAACAGCCTATATTCACACACCCAAAG ATACATATGACCAGACGGGCCTGCAGGAGGTGCAGCTGGAGGATGGCAGCACGGCCTACATCCAGCACACAGTGCACATGCCCCAGTCCAACACCATCCTGGCCATCCAGGCTGACGGTACCATCGCAGACCTGCAGACTGAAGGCACTGCCATCGACCCTGAAACCATCAGCGTCCTGGAACAGTACACCACCAAG GTGGAGAATATAGAAAACCCCTTAGGCCCCTTCAGTAGAGTGGAAGGAGACAATGGCGTTCACATGCGG ATTGTGTTACAGGGTCAAGACAACAGGCAAGCAAGAGTCACAAATGTAGGAGAAAAATCTTTCCGCTGTGAATACGAGGGGTGTGGTAAACTCTACACCACTGCCCATCATCTCAAG GTACACGAACGCTCCCACACCGGAGACAAACCATATGTCTGCGACTATCCGGGCTGTGGGAAGAAGTTTGCTACAG GGTATGGACTGAAGAGTCACTCACGCACACATACAGGGGAGAAGCCATATAGATGTCAGGAGATGAACTGCTGCAAGTCCTTCAAAACCTCCGGTGACCTTCAGAAGCATACACGGACTCATACAG GAGAGAAGCCTTTTAAATGCCCAGTCGAAGGCTGTGGCAGATCGTTTACCACCTCCAACATACGTAAAGTTCACATCCGAACACATACCGGTGAGCGGCCATACTACTGCTCGGAGCCAACTTGTGGACGGTCCTTTGCTAGTGCCACCAACTACAAGAACCACATGAGGATTCACACCG GGGAGAAACCATATGTGTGCACAGTGCCTGGGTGTGAAAAGCGCTTCACAGAATACTCCAGCCTTTACAAACATCATGTTGTTCATACGCCCTGCAAACCTTACAACTGCAACCACTGTGGGAAAACCTACAAACAGATCTCCACACTCGCCATGCACAAACGCACAGCCCACAATGACACTGAGCCCATcgaggaggaacaggagacATACTTTGAACCACCAACAG ATGCTATTGATGACCCTAACGTGAGTTACTCAGCTACAGTGGTTGAGGCAGATGACTCTGGCTCAGAGCAGCTTACAGTGGAGAACTCCGAtatggtttgtcagcagcacatCGCCTTGGTAACGCAGGAGGACGGGACACAACAACAG GTCAGTATCTCTgaagcagacttacaagctaTGGGTGGCACAATAACCATGGTAACCCAAGAAGGCACAACCATAACCATCCCAGCCCACGAACTAGCAACACAAGGTTCTCACTcggttaccatggtaacaacAGACGGCTCCGATGAACAG GTGACCATCATGACACCCGACATGTCCTCGTTCCAAACGGTGGAGGAGGCCGGCTACAGCCAAGAACACGATGGAATGCATCCTGTCACGTTACTAGCCACCTCCAACGGCACTCACATTGCAGTGCAG CTCAGTGATCAGCCTTCGCTGGAGGAAGCCATCAGAATAGCATCAAGGATACAACAAGGAGAGTCACCAGGCCTGGATGATTGA